The sequence CGCCCGCCGCACCACCACCCCCTCTTCGTTGAGCAGACGTGCGATCACCGCCCGCCCGACGAATCCACTCGCGCCAGTCACCAACACCCGCATGGAGATCAGCTCTTGCGCCACACCGTACGATTCACGTAGTCGGTGTAGCTGAGAACAACCCGCACGACCTGTTTGGACACCGGCCCCGCCTGATAGTCCGGCACCACCGGAATCGTGCGTCGCACGCGGTCATGCTGAGAGGTGATGACTTTCACCGCGTCCAGAACGGCTTCGCGCTTGAGACCACTCATGATCAGCGTGCCCTCATCCATGCCCTCGGGGCGCTCATGCGCGTTTCGCAGCGTCACCGCCGGCAAATTGAGCAGCGAGGCCTCTTCGGTAATCGTGCCACTGTCCGACAACACGCAAAAAGCAGACATCTGCAGCTTGATATAGTCGAGCAGGCCGAAAGGTTTGGTGAAACGGATCAATGGGTGGTCCAGCGTCTCTCCGAGTGCTTCCAAGCGCTTCCGGGTGCGAGGATGGGTAGAAACGATCACGGGGAAGCCGTAGGTATCTGCGAGGCCACGCAAGGTGTCGAGCAGGTCGCGCAGGTTGTCCGGCGTATCGACATTCTCTTCACGATGCGCACTGACAACAAAGAACCGACCGCTTTGCAAGGCCTCCCGCGCCAACACATCCGACGCTTCGATGCGCGGCATGTAATAGTTGAGCACCTCTTCCATGTGCGAGCCGGTCTTGATGATCGTCTCGGGCCGGATACCCTCGGCGATCAGATAGCGACGGGCGTGCTCGGTCAGCACCATGTTGATGTCTGAGAGATGGTCCAGCACCTTGCGGTTGAGCTCTTCGGGCACCCGCTGATCAAAGCACCGGTTACCCGCTTCCATATGAAAGACCGGAATCTTTCGTCGCTTGGCCGGGATAACCGCCAGGCAGGTGTTGGTATCGCCGTAGAGCATCAACGCGTCAGGTTTTTCGCGCTCGAACACCGCATCGGCCTTGGCAATCACCTCGGCAATGGTCTGGGCGGCGTTTTCGCCGGCCGCGCCGAGGAAGTGATCGGGCTTGCGGATTTCCAGGTCGTCGAAAAACACCTGGTTCAACTCGAAGTCATAGTTCTGCCCGGAGTGCACCAGCACATGCTCGACCTGACGGTCGAGCTCGGCGATCACCCGGCTCATCTTGATCAGTTCAGGTCGGGTGCCGACCAGCGTCATGACCTTAAGCACGCAACACCTCACGAATATAGTCAAGCGGCCGCAGCACATTCTTGACCCCGGCGACGTCGAGCCGCTCGGTATTATGGGAGGTGTAGTCGTCCAGCTCCGAAATGCGCCGTTCGCCTTCGACGAAATACTTCTTGTAGTTCAGGTCGCGATTGTCGGCCGGGATACGATAGTAGCGCCCCATGTCTTCCGCCTTGGCCATCTCTTCTCGCGACACCAGCGATTCGTAGAGTTTCTCGCCATGGCGTGTACCGATAATCTTGACCGGATTGTCCCTGCCCAACAGCTCTTTCAAGGCCTGCGCCAGATCGCCCACTGTCGAGGCCGGCGCTTTCTGGATAAAGATGTCGCCCTGCTGGGCATGCTCGAATGCATGCAGCACCAGGTTCGACCGAATCCTCCAGCGACATCAGGAAGCGGGTCATGCTCGGATCGGTCAGCGTCAGCGGCTCTCCTGCCCGCAACTGGTCAACAAACAGCGGAATCACCGAGCCACGCGACGCCATCACGTTCCCGTAACGGGTGGCGCAGACCACCGTACCACCAGCCGGAATGGTACGCGACTTGGCCACCATCAGCTTTTCGGCCATCGCCTTCGAAATGCCCATGGCGTTGATCGGATACACCGCCTTGTCGGTACTGAGCACCACCACCCGGCTGACCCCGCGCGCGATCGCCGCGTTCAGTACATTCTCGGTACCGAGCACATTGGTACGGACCGCTTCCATCGGGTAGAACTCGCAGGATGGCACCTGTTTGAGTGCCGCGGCATGGAACACATAGTCGACCCCGGTTATCGCCTGCGCGACGCTGTCATAGTCACGCACGTCACCGATGTAAAACTTGACCTTATCGTTGGCCAGGGCAATGCGCATATCCTCCTGCTTCTTCTCGTCGCGTGAGAAGATGCGTATTTCCTTCACCTCGGTGTCGAGAAACCGGGTAAGCACGGCATTGCCAAAGGACCCGGTTCCCCCGGAAATCATCAATACCTTGTCGTCGAACATGTTGTCCTTTCCACCTTACCGGTTTGCATGCATCCGTGCGACCAGCTCCGGCCACGGAGGCGAAGTGTACCCTGTCGCAGCAGAAAACAGGTGACCATTCAGGGAACGATCAATCACGAAATCATTATCCGGAACGATCTCTATGTCTTTCCCGTACTGATTGGCAACCAATCGCAGCAACTCGAGCTTCGAGATAGGTGCTGCGGCAACATGGTACAGGCCATGCAATGCCGGTTTCGGCAGCACGAAATCTTTCATGATCCGGGCGAGTTCGACGGTCGGCAAGCCGGAGAAAACAGCTCGCGCAAATCCCTTCACACTTCCGCTCTGGGACAAGAACCAATCGACCAAGGCATAGTTGCTGTTCAGCTCATGTCCGATGATCGAGGTGCGCAGCGTCACGGCATGAGCTTGATCGTGAATCTCGCCAATGTACTTGGACTTTCCGTACAGGTCTTCGGCATCGGACATGTCGCTTTCGACATAGCCCCCCTTACGACCGGAAAACACACAATCGGTGCTCACATGAATGAGACGTGCGCCGACAAGGTCGCACAATACGGACAGCCGATGAGGCAAGATGGAATTGACCGGCAGCGCCGACAACGGATTTTTTGCGTCTGCAAGTTGCTTGATCAGCCCGATGCAATTGATGACGACGTCAGGGCGAGCCCTCGCGAGAACAGTACAAAGGACGTCGTGATCCAGGACATCGATGTTCTCCAGAAGGCGGTGCTGCGCAGAACGTATGAAGGCGCGTTTTCCCGAAGCGCTGCGCAACGTCCCCCAGGTTTCGAATTTCGCATCACCATCGAATACACGAAATACGGCATTGCCGAGCATGCCAGTTACGCCAAGCACCAGAACTCTCATCGCGACGATGCCCCCCGTTGCGCCGATAGTGCCTCCAGCCGGGCGATCAGATCATCCGTCAGCCCGGCAAGACCGAAATGCTTTTCAGCATAGCGGCGGCCATTTTCACCCATTACTCGCCTTACATCGTCATCCAGCCCACAGATATGAATGACGGCGTCGGCGAGCGCCTCGCTGTCGCCCGCCGGACACGCCACTCCTGCTTTCGCCTCGACGACGACGCGCGCTCCCTCACCATTGAGCGACGCGATAATCGGCTTTCCTGCCGCCAGGTAGCCCGGCACCTTGCTCGGGATCGTCTGCGCGAAAATCGGTTCATCGCGCAGACTCACCAGAAGTGCGGAGGCCGACGCGAAAATTGACATCATTGCCGAGGACGGGAAACGCCCCGGCAGCGAGACATTCTTCAGCCCCCTTCGCTCCACCTCCTCGGCAAGCCACTCCGACAAACTGCCGCTTCCCACTATGAAGAAGCGAATCAACCGGCCTCGCGCCGAAACGCGCTCCGCCGCGTCCAGTATCGTGTCCAGCGACTGCGCGGTACCCAGGTTTCCAGCAAAGACAACTGACGACGCTGATGCGATCTCGGCAACCAGGGCGCTCAAGTCCGGCGAGGGCGTACTAGCGCCGAGGGGCTCCTCGACAAACGGGTTCGGATAATAGGCGATGCACCCCTTCGAGGGCGCCAGGCGTCGAATGGGCTCCCGAAACGCTTGCGACGGAATGAGTATCAAGTCGGTATGTCGATAAATGTATCGCACCACCGACCCGACTAGACCAAGCATCACCTTGTTGCGCACGAAACCGGTCGCGGACAAGCTTTCCGGCCACAAATCCTGAACCCACACGACCAGCGGCGCGCGCTTCCACCAGGAAAGAAACACAGCAGGCAATGCCTGCAGAAGGGGCGATGGGGCATACACAAAGACTGCGTCGTACTGGGCACCCCGCAGCATCCACGGGCCCACGAGTGAGGCACTGGCCAGGAAAGACAGGTAATTCACCGCTAGCCTGAGTCCGGATTTAACACCACGCGGCACGAGCGGAACACGCAAGATCTCGATACCACTTAGCATTTCCCTACTGGTGCGCCACGCGGCGTAGCCTGGGAAGACAATACCGTCAGGATAGTTCGGTTGTCCGGTCAAGACGGTGACGGCGATGCCG comes from Denitromonas sp. and encodes:
- a CDS encoding SDR family oxidoreductase, translating into MRVLVLGVTGMLGNAVFRVFDGDAKFETWGTLRSASGKRAFIRSAQHRLLENIDVLDHDVLCTVLARARPDVVINCIGLIKQLADAKNPLSALPVNSILPHRLSVLCDLVGARLIHVSTDCVFSGRKGGYVESDMSDAEDLYGKSKYIGEIHDQAHAVTLRTSIIGHELNSNYALVDWFLSQSGSVKGFARAVFSGLPTVELARIMKDFVLPKPALHGLYHVAAAPISKLELLRLVANQYGKDIEIVPDNDFVIDRSLNGHLFSAATGYTSPPWPELVARMHANR
- the wecB gene encoding non-hydrolyzing UDP-N-acetylglucosamine 2-epimerase, producing MTLVGTRPELIKMSRVIAELDRQVEHVLVHSGQNYDFELNQVFFDDLEIRKPDHFLGAAGENAAQTIAEVIAKADAVFEREKPDALMLYGDTNTCLAVIPAKRRKIPVFHMEAGNRCFDQRVPEELNRKVLDHLSDINMVLTEHARRYLIAEGIRPETIIKTGSHMEEVLNYYMPRIEASDVLAREALQSGRFFVVSAHREENVDTPDNLRDLLDTLRGLADTYGFPVIVSTHPRTRKRLEALGETLDHPLIRFTKPFGLLDYIKLQMSAFCVLSDSGTITEEASLLNLPAVTLRNAHERPEGMDEGTLIMSGLKREAVLDAVKVITSQHDRVRRTIPVVPDYQAGPVSKQVVRVVLSYTDYVNRTVWRKS
- a CDS encoding polysaccharide biosynthesis protein, encoding MLHAFEHAQQGDIFIQKAPASTVGDLAQALKELLGRDNPVKIIGTRHGEKLYESLVSREEMAKAEDMGRYYRIPADNRDLNYKKYFVEGERRISELDDYTSHNTERLDVAGVKNVLRPLDYIREVLRA
- a CDS encoding glycosyltransferase family 4 protein — translated: MRVLIFSQYFWPESFGINALARSMQERGIAVTVLTGQPNYPDGIVFPGYAAWRTSREMLSGIEILRVPLVPRGVKSGLRLAVNYLSFLASASLVGPWMLRGAQYDAVFVYAPSPLLQALPAVFLSWWKRAPLVVWVQDLWPESLSATGFVRNKVMLGLVGSVVRYIYRHTDLILIPSQAFREPIRRLAPSKGCIAYYPNPFVEEPLGASTPSPDLSALVAEIASASSVVFAGNLGTAQSLDTILDAAERVSARGRLIRFFIVGSGSLSEWLAEEVERRGLKNVSLPGRFPSSAMMSIFASASALLVSLRDEPIFAQTIPSKVPGYLAAGKPIIASLNGEGARVVVEAKAGVACPAGDSEALADAVIHICGLDDDVRRVMGENGRRYAEKHFGLAGLTDDLIARLEALSAQRGASSR